In Rutidosis leptorrhynchoides isolate AG116_Rl617_1_P2 chromosome 2, CSIRO_AGI_Rlap_v1, whole genome shotgun sequence, one genomic interval encodes:
- the LOC139892382 gene encoding histone deacetylase 5-like isoform X2 codes for MDDLSNQVRDQVPSSSLSLSAQRRRVGLVYDERMCKHSTPNHESHPENPNRIRAIWNKLLSSGITHKCVVFNAKDAEDKYIAAVHTSNHINLIKTISSKRTASQRNRVAAKYNSIYFNEGSSESAYLAAGSVLEAAAKVAKGELNSAFAIVRPPGHHAEESEPMGFCLYNNVAIATRFLLDQKELGINKILIVDWDVHHGNGTQNMFWKDSQVLFFSVHRHDNGSFYPMGDDGSHFMMGEGPGLGYNINVPWENGQCGDADYLAVWDHILIPVATEFSPDIIMISAGFDAAIGDPLGGCCITPNGYSRMLKKLMEFSNGKVIMALEGGYNLKSLANSVHACVEVLLEDKPIAESIEVYPFESTWRVIKAVREELGVYWPVLAEKLPEKLTSKITPLLQIYSSQSDEEYDDGPNVLSDDDVTIPLSKLKLSEDANDKVAAPSSQAWRSELSKIDIWYASFGSNMSESRFRCYIEGGQAEGMQKPCTGAVDKSQPKGVLWKTVPHRLFFGQEGTATWGPGGVAFLNPESNDQEKTFMCLYRITLEQFNDVLLQENVCVDMSSFFDLDVLERLESEKNVSLEALKDGWYHNLLYLGKDNDIPIVTMTCTHANVEEFKSGKVPIRAPAKEYEDTLVRGLLQGKQLSEDEARAYIQEAATKPL; via the exons ATGGACGATCTCAGCAACCAAGTTAGAGATcaagttccatcatcatcattatcgttatctGCTCAACGACGTCGTGTTGGATTGGTGTACGATGAACGTATGTGCAAGCATTCAACACCTAACCATGAATCTCATCCCGAAAACCCCAATCGTATTCGTGCTATTTGGAACAAACTCCTCTCTTCTGGTATTACTCacaa ATGTGTGGTGTTTAATGCTAAAGATGCAGAAGATAAATATATAGCTGCAGTTCATACAAGTAATCACATTAATTTAATCAAGACTATTAGCTCCAAAAGGACAGCCTCACAAAGAAACAGGGTAGCTGCAAAGTATAATTCGATATATTTCAATGAAGGTTCATCAGAATCTGCTTATCTTGCTGCTGGTTCTGTTCTTGAG GCTGCTGCGAAAGTTGCAAAAGGGGAATTAAACTCGGCTTTTGCTATCGTTCGACCTCCTGGACACCATGCAGAAGAAAGTGAACCAATGGGCTTTTGTCTTTATAACAATGTCGCAATTGCAACGAGGTTCCTCCTTGACCAAAAA GAATTAGGTATAAACAAGATATTAATAGTTGATTGGGATGTTCATCATGGAAATGGTACTCAAAATATGTTCTGGAAGGACTCCCAAGTGCTGTTCTTCTCTGTTCACAG GCACGATAATGGGAGTTTTTATCCTATGGGTGATGATGGTTCACATTTCATGATGGGAGAGGGGCCCGGTTTAGGGTATAACATTAATGTTCCTTGGGAAAACGGTCAGTGTGGGGATGCGGATTATCTTGCAGTTTGGGACCATATATTGATCCCTGTTGCAACGGAGTTTAGCCCTGACATAATCATGATATCAGCAGGATTTGATGCAG CCATTGGAGATCCTCTTGGGGGCTGCTGTATCACACCAAATGGTTATTCTAGAATGTTGAAGAAG TTGATGGAGTTTAGCAACGGAAAGGTCATTATGGCATTAGAAGGAGGGTACAatctgaaatctttagcaaattcaGTACATGCTTGTGTCGAAGTGTTATTAGAAGACAAACCTATCGCTGAATCCATCGAAGTTTATCCATTTGAATCTACATGGAGAGTGATCAAAGCG GTTCGTGAGGAATTGGGCGTATATTGGCCGGTACTTGCAGAGAAGTTGCCTGAGAAGTTGACCAGTAAAATAACACCTCTACTTCAG ATATATAGCTCGCAGTCTGATGAAGAATATGATGATGGTCCGAATGTATTATCGGATGATGATGTTACAATACCACTTTCAAAATTGAAACTTAGTGAAGATGCTAATG ATAAGGTTGCTGCCCCTTCTTCTCAAGCATGGAGATCCGAGTTGTCGAAAATTGATATCTGGTATGCCTCTTTTGGATCAAACATGAGCGAGTCAAGATTTCGCTGTTATATAGAAGGTGGCCAG GCGGAAGGCATGCAAAAACCATGTACAGGAGCTGTGGATAAAAGTCAACCGAAGGGAGTCTTATGGAAGACGGTTCCTCACCGTTTATTTTTTGGTCAAGAGGGTACAGCTACTTGGGGTCCTGGAGGGGTTGCTTTTCTGAATCCTGAAAGTAACGATCAAGAAAAAACTTTCATGTGCCTCTATAGGATCAC TCTTGAGCAGTTTAATGATGTTCTGCTTCAAGAGAATGTATGTGTGGACATGAGTTCTTTCTTCGATTTAGATGTACTTGAAAGACTTGAAAGTGAAAAGAATGTTTCTTTGGAGGCTCTTAAG GATGGTTGGTATCATAACCTTCTTTACTTGGGGAAGGATAACGATATTCCAATTGTAACAATGAC GTGCACTCATGCTAATGTTGAGGAATTCAAATCTGGAAAGGTACCAATTCGTGCACCAGCTAAAGAGTACGAAGACACTTTGGTTAGAGGACTTTTACAGGGAAAGCAACTGTCAGAAGATGAAGCAAGGGCTTATATACAAGAAGCTGCTACTAAACCATTATGA
- the LOC139892382 gene encoding histone deacetylase 5-like isoform X1, translating to MDDLSNQVRDQVPSSSLSLSAQRRRVGLVYDERMCKHSTPNHESHPENPNRIRAIWNKLLSSGITHKCVVFNAKDAEDKYIAAVHTSNHINLIKTISSKRTASQRNRVAAKYNSIYFNEGSSESAYLAAGSVLEAAAKVAKGELNSAFAIVRPPGHHAEESEPMGFCLYNNVAIATRFLLDQKELGINKILIVDWDVHHGNGTQNMFWKDSQVLFFSVHRHDNGSFYPMGDDGSHFMMGEGPGLGYNINVPWENGQCGDADYLAVWDHILIPVATEFSPDIIMISAGFDAAIGDPLGGCCITPNGYSRMLKKLMEFSNGKVIMALEGGYNLKSLANSVHACVEVLLEDKPIAESIEVYPFESTWRVIKAVREELGVYWPVLAEKLPEKLTSKITPLLQIYSSQSDEEYDDGPNVLSDDDVTIPLSKLKLSEDANGTDKVAAPSSQAWRSELSKIDIWYASFGSNMSESRFRCYIEGGQAEGMQKPCTGAVDKSQPKGVLWKTVPHRLFFGQEGTATWGPGGVAFLNPESNDQEKTFMCLYRITLEQFNDVLLQENVCVDMSSFFDLDVLERLESEKNVSLEALKDGWYHNLLYLGKDNDIPIVTMTCTHANVEEFKSGKVPIRAPAKEYEDTLVRGLLQGKQLSEDEARAYIQEAATKPL from the exons ATGGACGATCTCAGCAACCAAGTTAGAGATcaagttccatcatcatcattatcgttatctGCTCAACGACGTCGTGTTGGATTGGTGTACGATGAACGTATGTGCAAGCATTCAACACCTAACCATGAATCTCATCCCGAAAACCCCAATCGTATTCGTGCTATTTGGAACAAACTCCTCTCTTCTGGTATTACTCacaa ATGTGTGGTGTTTAATGCTAAAGATGCAGAAGATAAATATATAGCTGCAGTTCATACAAGTAATCACATTAATTTAATCAAGACTATTAGCTCCAAAAGGACAGCCTCACAAAGAAACAGGGTAGCTGCAAAGTATAATTCGATATATTTCAATGAAGGTTCATCAGAATCTGCTTATCTTGCTGCTGGTTCTGTTCTTGAG GCTGCTGCGAAAGTTGCAAAAGGGGAATTAAACTCGGCTTTTGCTATCGTTCGACCTCCTGGACACCATGCAGAAGAAAGTGAACCAATGGGCTTTTGTCTTTATAACAATGTCGCAATTGCAACGAGGTTCCTCCTTGACCAAAAA GAATTAGGTATAAACAAGATATTAATAGTTGATTGGGATGTTCATCATGGAAATGGTACTCAAAATATGTTCTGGAAGGACTCCCAAGTGCTGTTCTTCTCTGTTCACAG GCACGATAATGGGAGTTTTTATCCTATGGGTGATGATGGTTCACATTTCATGATGGGAGAGGGGCCCGGTTTAGGGTATAACATTAATGTTCCTTGGGAAAACGGTCAGTGTGGGGATGCGGATTATCTTGCAGTTTGGGACCATATATTGATCCCTGTTGCAACGGAGTTTAGCCCTGACATAATCATGATATCAGCAGGATTTGATGCAG CCATTGGAGATCCTCTTGGGGGCTGCTGTATCACACCAAATGGTTATTCTAGAATGTTGAAGAAG TTGATGGAGTTTAGCAACGGAAAGGTCATTATGGCATTAGAAGGAGGGTACAatctgaaatctttagcaaattcaGTACATGCTTGTGTCGAAGTGTTATTAGAAGACAAACCTATCGCTGAATCCATCGAAGTTTATCCATTTGAATCTACATGGAGAGTGATCAAAGCG GTTCGTGAGGAATTGGGCGTATATTGGCCGGTACTTGCAGAGAAGTTGCCTGAGAAGTTGACCAGTAAAATAACACCTCTACTTCAG ATATATAGCTCGCAGTCTGATGAAGAATATGATGATGGTCCGAATGTATTATCGGATGATGATGTTACAATACCACTTTCAAAATTGAAACTTAGTGAAGATGCTAATGGTACAG ATAAGGTTGCTGCCCCTTCTTCTCAAGCATGGAGATCCGAGTTGTCGAAAATTGATATCTGGTATGCCTCTTTTGGATCAAACATGAGCGAGTCAAGATTTCGCTGTTATATAGAAGGTGGCCAG GCGGAAGGCATGCAAAAACCATGTACAGGAGCTGTGGATAAAAGTCAACCGAAGGGAGTCTTATGGAAGACGGTTCCTCACCGTTTATTTTTTGGTCAAGAGGGTACAGCTACTTGGGGTCCTGGAGGGGTTGCTTTTCTGAATCCTGAAAGTAACGATCAAGAAAAAACTTTCATGTGCCTCTATAGGATCAC TCTTGAGCAGTTTAATGATGTTCTGCTTCAAGAGAATGTATGTGTGGACATGAGTTCTTTCTTCGATTTAGATGTACTTGAAAGACTTGAAAGTGAAAAGAATGTTTCTTTGGAGGCTCTTAAG GATGGTTGGTATCATAACCTTCTTTACTTGGGGAAGGATAACGATATTCCAATTGTAACAATGAC GTGCACTCATGCTAATGTTGAGGAATTCAAATCTGGAAAGGTACCAATTCGTGCACCAGCTAAAGAGTACGAAGACACTTTGGTTAGAGGACTTTTACAGGGAAAGCAACTGTCAGAAGATGAAGCAAGGGCTTATATACAAGAAGCTGCTACTAAACCATTATGA
- the LOC139892381 gene encoding DNAJ protein JJJ1 homolog, which translates to MTSPEKRCLYEVLGLHRDCTADEIRSAYRKLALQRHPDKLIKSGVTEAEATASFQELVNAYEVLSDTRERAWYDSHRSQILFSGNNSSSGSAVVPDLFSYFSNSVFSGFTDKGKGFYKVYSDVFDRIYRNELNFAKTLGLGNVVKEAPVMGNLDSPYAQVNAFYGYWLGFVTVMDFVWADEYDVMSGPNRKSRRLMEEENKKIRKKAKREYNETVRGLAEFVKKRDKRVIDMQMKRNEEIEKKKEEERKKKLELARVKAEKARVYEEPDWAKVEDEVADEVVEEVENERKNELYCVACGKKFKSDKQWKNHEQSKKHKEKVAELREAFSEEDEDDDGGGEVVGDEDEFVSADEVEKLKEEFEGVELEKEESEDEQEKESEEFVDVDNGGNGQGDNEDDNDDDDDEDSVLKAMLKNKKKTGFTKKPKAKNVYVEDEDEEVDLMNYNNVRGRRNRRSRKETVNRDEDEEQVNNDKPEVSSNVEVDEKCTDGTNVEESSSSSSKPCADDVKVGAGGDEHTVKIKVSKQAPAVKVTNKKEVNSKAKSKGKKQKATSRSSGNECDTCGVEFDSRNKLHKHLSDTGHGTHKSR; encoded by the exons ATGACGTCGCCGGAGAAGCGATGTCTATACGAAGTACTCGGTCTCCACCGCGATTGTACAGCCGACGAAATCCGATCAGCCTACCGTAAGCTAGCTCTCCAACGCCATCCTGACAAGCTCATTAAATCCGGCGTCACAGAAGCCGAAGCCACCGCTTCCTTCCAAGAGCTCGTTAACGCATACGAAGTCCTGTCCGACACGCGCGAGCGCGCGTGGTACGATTCTCACCGTTCGCAAATCCTATTTTCCGGTAACAATTCGTCTTCTGGATCCGCTGTTGTTCCTGATCTGTTTAGTTATTTTTCAAATTCTGTATTTAGTGGATTCACTGATAAAGGTAAGGGTTTCTATAAGGTTTACAGTGATGTGTTTGATAGAATATATAGAAACGAATTGAATTTTGCGAAGACGTTAGGGTTAGGTAATGTGGTGAAAGAGGCGCCGGTGATGGGGAATTTGGATAGTCCGTATGCGCAAGTGAATGCGTTTTACGGTTATTGGTTAGGGTTTGTGACTGTGATGGATTTTGTTTGGGCTGATGAGTATGATGTAATGTCGGGACCGAATAGGAAGTCGAGGAGGTTAATGGAGGAGGAGAATAAGAAGATTAGGAAGAAAGCGAAACGAGAGTATAATGAGACGGTTAGAGGTTTAGCGGAGTTTGTGAAGAAGAGGGATAAGAGGGTTATTGATATGCAGATGAAGAGGAATGAGGAGATTGAGAAGAAGAAAGAGGAAGAAAGGAAGAAGAAGTTGGAGTTGGCGAGAGTGAAAGCGGAAAAAGCGAGGGTTTATGAGGAGCCGGATTGGGCCAAGGTGGAAGATGAGGTGGCGGATGAGGTGGTTGAAGAGGTGGAAAATGAGAGGAAGAATGAGTTGTATTGTGTTGCGTGTGGGAAGAAGTTTAAAAGTGATAAACAGTGGAAGAATCATGAGCAGTCTAAGAAGCATAAGGAGAAAGTTGCAGAGTTGAGGGAAGCTTTCagcgaagaagatgaagatgacgaTGGTGGTGGTGAGGTTGTGGGTGATGAAGATGAGTTTGTGTCTGCAGATGAAGTTGAGAAGTTGAAAGAAGAGTTTGAAGGTGTTGAACTTGAGAAGGAAGAAAGtgaagatgaacaagaaaaggaaTCGGAGGAGTTTGTTGATGTTGATAATGGTGGAAATGGGCAGGGTGATAATgaggatgataatgatgatgacgatgatgaggaTAGTGTTTTAAAAGCGATGTTAAAGAATAAGAAAAAAACTGGATTTACTAAGAAGCCAAAGGCAAAGAACGTGTatgttgaagatgaagatgaagaggtaGATTTGATGAACTATAATAATGTGAGAGGGAGAAGAAATAGGAGAAGTAGGAAGGAAACGGTTAATAGGGATGAAGATGAAGAGCAGGTAAATAATGATAAACCAGAAGTCAGTAGCAATGTTGAGGTAGATGAGAAGTGTACCGATGGTACCAATGTCgaggaatcatcatcatcatcatctaaacctTGTGCAGACGATGTGAAGGTTGGTGCAGGAGGTGATGAACACACCGTAAAGATTAAGGTTTCGAAACAAGCTCCTGCAGTGAAAGTTACGAATAAAAAGGAGGTGAATTCTAAAGCGAAATCTAAGGGGAAGAAACAGAAG GCAACCTCAAGAAGTTCTGGGAATGAATGTGATACTTGTGGAGTAGAGTTTGATTCAAG GAACAAATTACACAAACATTTGAGTGATACGGGTCATGGCACACACAAATCACGGTGA